The proteins below come from a single Pieris brassicae chromosome 1, ilPieBrab1.1, whole genome shotgun sequence genomic window:
- the LOC123709599 gene encoding early boundary activity protein 2-like, translating into MSSKSKIEKWLLADWSTSRSTGSKFSEEAKSLPISTDRNESGNEIDRKECQPKKSTASYGNDSGAGGSLPNEDQDYSPSTSSWEPSNGHSDDSDEEVDKENNLRQYLRQISIKRLNKKNMTPVHRPNAVVKVLQEQKLNANQSRKRKHNAIQHLTKSFVTDSTKKTQPKNTMNIHLKNVLEIRDTFQQLFGMINELKIKTMGSIIHETLNNSENTKEKSFDDILSPRSEESNRSDDNVLITNKYSTVGSVSSNEINRDKLQDEWVPIGSGKTLIHKDKYRKVNWKSYTIATRTLLLAAFPRRILATHSLTGKRSPAFQNKPAKMCLDPKIVSDVLIEITSKFKVKENLVRSIITTKCADEAKMYKMRSEGKKKNSKARQSSSDHEDVPLQCLKKDKNSK; encoded by the exons ATGTCGTCTAAGAGTAAAATAGAAAAGTGGTTGCTAGCTGATTGGAGCACAAGTCGCAGCACAGGATCTAAATTCAGTGAAGAAGCAAAGAGCCTTCCAATATCCACGGATCGAAATGAAAGCGGAAATGAAATAGACCGGAAGGAAT GCCAACCGAAGAAATCCACAGCAAGCTATGGCAATGATTCAGGAGCCGGTGGAAGTCTGCCTAATGAGGACCAGGACTACTCACCGAGTACTTCGTCATGGGAACCATCTAATGGTCATTCTGATGACTCTGACGAAGAA GtagataaagaaaacaatcTACGACAATACCTTCGgcaaatatcaataaaaaggCTTAACAAAAAGAACATGACTCCGGTACACAGACCTAATGCCGTTGTAAAAGTATTGCAGGAACAAAAACTGAACGCTAACCAGAGtcgtaaaagaaaacacaatgCAATACAGCATCTTACCAAAAGTTTCGTAACCGATTCAACGAAAAAAACCCAACctaaaaatacaatgaatatacatttaaaaaacgttTTGGAAATCAGAGACACTTTCCAGCAGTTGTTCGGAATGATAAACGAGTTAAAGATTAAAACTATGGGAAGCATAATACatgaaactttaaataatagtgaaaatacaaaagaaaaaagttttGATGATATACTCAGCCCGAGGAGTGAAGAATCCAATCGTTCTGATGATAATGTATtgataactaataaatacagCACAGTTGGTTCTGTTTCAAGCAACGAAATTAATCGCGATAAATTGCAAGATGAATGG GTTCCCATTGGAAGCGGTAAAACTCTCATACACAAAGACAAATACAGAAAAGTAAATTGGAAATCTTATACTATTGCGACGAGAACTTTGttactggcagcatttcctcgaag gATACTGGCAACGCATTCTTTAACCGGAAAACGATCGCCGGCTTTTCAAAATAAACCAGCAAAAATGTGTTTAGATCCAAAGATCGTGTCGGATGTACTTATAGAAATAACGTCAAAATTCAAAGTTAAGGAAAACTTAGTTAG gagtataataacaacaaaatgCGCTGATGAAGCGAAAATGTACAAAATGAGATCAGAaggtaagaaaaaaaattcaaaagcaAGACAGTCTTCCAGCGATCATGAGGATGTACCATTACAATGTCtgaaaaaagacaaaaatagTAAGTAG
- the LOC123714868 gene encoding uncharacterized protein LOC123714868 produces MSPKCPVPPLQDITLSLTARQLIHTITKISTEEDVALPFTMVSSYYESMGVTSDIFQDLLNLILTSDYLDPSVRYFTMKLLLKENVKSLATGMFPCPYYRRILELILEQGRHLTSLNMKGVWVKDEHLHLMYEIIKNLPNLTTLSIPYIANDEILKYIGENNKVLKLLDVSGETDITEIGIDAMLTGNPQLAQSIAVVNIGMYGEENVDHTDVALLIRRLPNLTNLGSYSFVGKAVNYVYNHDCPSGFKTKLQYIHDVQTNQRTMKAITAICPLVETIYLEEPDQGVLQQLKDLSYVNKIKLNKFQCHELHQLLDKIGYKILTLMLSGSIGSFNFTRIAETCPNLESLEFYQCQTATHEEEVPFNKLDHIEIIQGNLSGPCLKYLMTCTPKLKKLIIGDEIKLDDNDFARILRRYKFPNLEAIWFPNAPRLTRDTVDMLMENCPKLQSLGQLSGWNYTPDDMMLMRAIIASTNTDLILSPLGIFQQGT; encoded by the exons ATGTCTCCAAAGTGTCCCGTACCTCCGTTACAAGATATCACATTATCTTTAACAGCAAGACAGCTGATACACACAATAACGAAAATATCGACTGAAGAAGATGTGGCTCTACCTTTTACAATGGTATCCTCATACTACGAGAGTATGGGAGTGACGAGTGATATATTTCAAGACCTACTTAATCTTATACTTACCTCGGATTATCTTGACCCGTCAGTGAGATATTTTACAATGAAGCTGCTTCTTAAGGAGAACGTAAAGAGCTTAGCTACAGGCATGTTCCCATGTCCATACTATAGGAGAATCCTTGAACTGATTCTTGAACAAGGCCGCCATTTGACATCTTTAAATATGAAAGGTGTGTGGGTGAAAGACGAACACCTTCATTTAATGTACGAAATAATCAAGAATCTACCTAATCTAACTACGCTTAGTATACCATACATAGCTAACGATGAAATACTGAAGTATATTGGAGAAAATAACAAAGTATTGAAACTGCTTGATGTCTCTGGTGAAACAGATATAACAGAGATTGGAATAGATGCCATGTTGACGGGTAATCCACAACTCGCCCAGAGTATTGCTGTTGTTAATATTGGAATGTATGGTGAAGAAAATGTAGATCACACCGATGTAGCACTTCTAATCCGAAGACTTCCGAATTTAACTAATCTAGgtagttattcatttgttgGTAAAGCAGTAAATTACGTGTACAACCACGACTGTCCATCTGGTTTTAAAAcgaaattacaatatatacatgATGTACAAACAAACCAAAGAACTATGAAAGCCATAACAGCAATATGTCCTTTGGTAGAAACAATTTACTTAGAAGAGCCTGACCAGGGTGTACTTCAGCAGTTAAAGGATCTAAGTTATGTAaacaagataaaattaaataaatttcagtgCCACGAACTACATCAACTATTAGATAAAATAGGATACAAGATATTAACGTTAATGTTATCAGGATCGATAGGTTCTTTCAACTTTACTAGAATAGCAGAAACGTGCCCTAATTTGGAGAGTCTTGAGTTTTACCAATGCCAAACAGCAACTCATGAAGAAGAagtgccttttaataaattggatCACATCGAAATAATTCAAGGCAACTTGTCGGGACCGTGCCTCAAGTACCTAATGACATGTACTCCAAAGTTGAAAAAACTGATCATTGGGGATGAAATAAAACTAGACGATAATGACTTTGCTCG GATATTACGCCGTTATAAATTTCCCAATTTAGAAGCGATTTGGTTTCCAAATGCGCCACGATTGACGAGAGATACCGTAGACATGTTAATGGAGAATTGCCCTAAACTCCAAAGCCTGGGTCAGTTGAGTGGATGGAATTATACTCCGGATGACATGATGCTTATGAGAGCGATTATCGCAAGTACTAATACGGACCTAATTCTCTCTCCTTTGGGTATATTTCAACAGGGAACGTAA